The Lysobacter panacisoli genome includes a window with the following:
- a CDS encoding YciI family protein, whose protein sequence is MRYLSMVRVEENTGQVPSERLMREMGQLIQEMTAAGVLLDTAGLQPSAQGVRVRLRDGKLSTVDGPFTETKEVIGGFAILKADSMDEAVELTRRFLKVHGDEWNLDCEVRQLEEAEF, encoded by the coding sequence ATGCGCTATCTGTCGATGGTCCGCGTCGAGGAAAACACCGGGCAGGTGCCCAGCGAGCGGTTGATGCGGGAAATGGGCCAGCTCATCCAGGAGATGACCGCTGCCGGCGTGCTGCTCGATACCGCCGGGCTGCAGCCTTCCGCGCAGGGCGTGCGCGTGCGCCTGCGCGACGGCAAGCTGTCCACGGTCGATGGGCCGTTCACCGAGACCAAGGAAGTGATCGGCGGCTTCGCCATCCTCAAGGCCGACTCGATGGACGAGGCAGTCGAACTCACGCGCCGTTTCCTCAAGGTGCACGGCGACGAGTGGAACCTCGACTGCGAAGTGCGCCAGCTCGAGGAAGCGGAGTTCTGA
- a CDS encoding serine hydrolase domain-containing protein: MTPTRLLARLHAFALLWLLLCTAACAQEPAGAYFPPRGEWARIEPAQAGFDPRKLQQAIDYAKAHEAKEPRDQSLALAQSFGAKEPFFDGQIGPTSTRAGLNGLIVRRGRVVAEFGDTRSVDMSHSVTKTFLSTVVGLAWQRGLIRDTNDRVADYMPRDVDLFASEHNAPITWEHLLRQTSDWQGTLWGKPDWADRPSGPAEQWPNRERHVPGSHYMYNDVRVNVLALAALQVWRRPLPEVLREQVMDPIGAGSRWRWHGYRNSWIELDGQQMQSVSGGGHWGGGMFIDARDMARFGYLFLRNGQWNGQQLIAREWIDKARTPGPANAEYGYANWFLNTGRKALPSAPESSVTFRGNGQNIVYLDWDNDLLIVVRWIDRGEALDRFIGMVLDARTGANP; the protein is encoded by the coding sequence ATGACGCCGACGCGCCTGCTCGCCCGCCTCCATGCCTTTGCCCTGCTGTGGCTGCTGCTGTGCACGGCGGCGTGCGCCCAGGAGCCGGCCGGCGCGTACTTCCCGCCACGCGGCGAATGGGCGCGCATCGAGCCGGCCCAGGCCGGATTCGATCCGCGCAAACTGCAGCAGGCGATCGACTATGCGAAAGCACATGAAGCCAAGGAGCCGCGCGACCAGTCGCTGGCGCTGGCGCAGAGCTTCGGCGCGAAAGAACCCTTCTTCGACGGCCAGATCGGCCCGACCTCGACGCGCGCCGGGCTGAACGGGCTGATCGTGCGCCGAGGACGCGTCGTTGCGGAGTTCGGCGACACGCGCAGCGTGGACATGAGCCACAGCGTCACCAAGACCTTCCTCAGCACCGTGGTCGGCCTCGCCTGGCAGCGCGGGCTGATCCGCGACACCAACGACCGCGTCGCCGATTACATGCCGCGCGACGTCGACCTGTTCGCGTCCGAACACAATGCGCCGATCACCTGGGAACACCTGCTGCGCCAGACCAGCGACTGGCAGGGCACGCTGTGGGGCAAGCCGGACTGGGCCGACCGACCGTCCGGCCCCGCCGAGCAGTGGCCCAACCGCGAACGCCACGTGCCCGGCTCGCACTACATGTACAACGACGTGCGCGTGAACGTGCTCGCCCTGGCCGCGTTGCAGGTGTGGCGTCGTCCACTGCCGGAGGTGCTGCGCGAGCAGGTGATGGATCCGATCGGTGCGGGCTCGCGCTGGCGCTGGCACGGCTACCGCAATTCGTGGATCGAACTCGACGGCCAGCAGATGCAATCGGTCAGCGGCGGCGGCCATTGGGGCGGCGGCATGTTCATCGACGCCCGCGACATGGCGCGCTTCGGCTACCTGTTCCTGCGCAACGGCCAATGGAACGGCCAGCAGCTGATCGCGCGCGAGTGGATCGACAAGGCGCGCACGCCCGGCCCGGCCAACGCCGAGTACGGCTATGCCAACTGGTTCCTCAACACCGGCCGCAAGGCGCTGCCGTCGGCACCGGAGAGCAGCGTCACCTTCCGCGGCAACGGCCAGAACATCGTCTACCTCGACTGGGACAACGACCTGCTGATCGTCGTGCGCTGGATCGATCGCGGCGAGGCGCTCGACCGCTTCATCGGCATGGTGCTGGACGCGCGAACAGGCGCGAATCCCTGA
- a CDS encoding VOC family protein — protein sequence METQELHRGRLIDHVQLVVRDLDKSRRFYSAVFDVLKVPMESNAETNFWADELFVSTADSEEAQGELTGRHHLAFQAPDRATVDAFHKAALANGGTDNGAPGERQYHPGYYAAFALDPDGNNVEAVYHGEAKRSASSVKITF from the coding sequence ATGGAAACGCAGGAACTGCATCGCGGTCGTCTCATCGACCACGTCCAGCTGGTCGTTCGCGATCTCGACAAGAGCCGCAGGTTCTACAGCGCGGTGTTCGACGTGCTCAAGGTGCCGATGGAAAGCAACGCGGAAACCAACTTCTGGGCCGACGAACTGTTCGTCTCGACCGCCGACAGCGAAGAGGCGCAGGGTGAGCTGACCGGCCGCCATCACCTGGCATTCCAGGCACCGGATCGCGCCACGGTCGACGCCTTTCACAAGGCCGCGCTCGCCAATGGCGGCACCGACAACGGCGCGCCCGGTGAAAGGCAATACCACCCGGGCTACTACGCGGCGTTCGCGCTCGATCCCGATGGCAACAACGTCGAGGCGGTGTACCACGGCGAAGCCAAACGCAGCGCGTCGTCGGTGAAGATCACGTTCTAG
- a CDS encoding BON domain-containing protein, giving the protein MRRPSLSMLQGNQTPARSALGTVLGAAAAFAAGALLMYLFDPNTGRRRRAVARDRGAAMGHGAAHLVQGKTKRAADQVRGALARTRDRLSTEPLDDELLHDRIRSKLGRLVDHPGSIEVHVHDGRVQLKGEVLDEELHHLIATLSSMRGVRNLESLLRTSSAHPPSPSPFPPSHH; this is encoded by the coding sequence ATGCGACGTCCGTCATTGTCGATGTTGCAGGGAAACCAGACGCCGGCCCGGAGTGCGCTGGGCACCGTGCTCGGCGCGGCCGCGGCGTTCGCCGCCGGGGCGTTGCTGATGTACCTGTTCGATCCGAACACCGGCCGTCGCCGGCGCGCGGTGGCGCGCGATCGTGGCGCGGCGATGGGGCATGGCGCCGCCCATCTTGTGCAGGGCAAGACCAAGCGCGCGGCCGACCAGGTTCGCGGCGCGCTGGCGCGCACGCGCGACCGGCTGTCGACCGAACCGCTCGACGACGAACTGCTGCACGATCGCATCCGTTCCAAGCTGGGGCGCCTGGTCGATCACCCGGGCTCGATCGAAGTGCACGTGCACGACGGTCGCGTGCAGCTCAAGGGCGAAGTGCTCGACGAGGAACTGCACCACCTGATCGCGACGCTGTCGTCTATGCGCGGCGTGCGCAACCTCGAAAGCCTGCTGCGCACGTCATCGGCGCACCCGCCGTCGCCGTCGCCGTTCCCGCCGTCCCACCACTGA
- a CDS encoding peroxiredoxin translates to MKPLQKLAVLGVLAFAAIAMPSLAALKTGAKAPDFSAPAYLAGNPFTFKLSDALKKGPVVMYFFPAAFTPGCNLEAHLFSEAIDQFKAQGATVIGVTAGNTDQLAEFSKSTEHCGGKFAVTADPGAKIAKQYDAILDKKPEWSNRTSYVIAPNGNIVHVYSDLTPNKHVKETLDAVKALKK, encoded by the coding sequence ATGAAACCGCTGCAGAAACTCGCCGTGCTGGGCGTCCTTGCCTTCGCCGCGATCGCCATGCCGTCCCTTGCCGCGCTTAAGACCGGCGCGAAGGCCCCCGATTTCTCCGCACCGGCCTACCTCGCCGGCAATCCGTTCACCTTCAAGCTGTCGGACGCGCTGAAGAAGGGACCGGTGGTGATGTACTTCTTCCCGGCCGCGTTCACGCCGGGCTGCAACCTCGAAGCGCACCTGTTCTCCGAGGCCATCGACCAGTTCAAGGCGCAGGGCGCTACGGTGATCGGCGTGACCGCCGGCAACACCGACCAGCTCGCCGAGTTCTCCAAGTCGACCGAACACTGCGGCGGCAAGTTCGCGGTCACGGCCGATCCGGGCGCGAAGATCGCCAAGCAGTACGACGCGATCCTCGACAAGAAGCCGGAATGGTCGAACCGCACGTCCTACGTCATCGCGCCCAACGGCAACATCGTCCACGTGTATTCGGACCTGACCCCGAACAAGCACGTGAAGGAAACGCTCGATGCGGTGAAGGCACTGAAGAAGTAA
- a CDS encoding YciI family protein has protein sequence MKRTILMVAMSALLAASPAIAQQAPATGHDAALAKRLGADEHGMRKFVLVVLKTGPTRVPEGDARKAMFAGHFANMERLSKEGKLVVAGPFSNDPAGWRGLFVFAVDDIEEAKKLVATDPVIEKGEMVAEYHAWYSSAALVMIPELHTKLESKAP, from the coding sequence ATGAAACGCACGATCCTGATGGTGGCGATGTCCGCACTGTTGGCCGCATCGCCGGCGATCGCGCAGCAGGCACCCGCCACGGGCCATGACGCCGCACTGGCGAAGCGGCTCGGCGCGGACGAACACGGCATGCGCAAGTTCGTGCTGGTGGTGCTCAAGACCGGACCGACCCGCGTGCCCGAAGGCGATGCGCGCAAAGCGATGTTCGCCGGCCACTTCGCCAACATGGAGCGTCTGTCGAAGGAAGGAAAGCTGGTGGTCGCCGGCCCGTTCTCCAACGATCCCGCCGGCTGGCGCGGCCTGTTCGTGTTCGCGGTGGACGACATCGAGGAAGCGAAGAAGCTGGTCGCGACCGATCCGGTGATCGAGAAGGGCGAGATGGTCGCCGAGTACCACGCCTGGTACAGCTCGGCGGCGCTGGTGATGATCCCGGAGCTGCATACGAAGCTGGAGTCGAAGGCGCCCTGA
- a CDS encoding dienelactone hydrolase family protein, whose product MATPPRKTASDFDPEVLRLFDQYVHGVIDRRGFLTGAARFAVGATTAAGLLAALTPQFAAAQQVKPDDKRLQAKYVEFDSPQGYGKARGYLVRPAKAKGPLPTVLVVHENRGLNPHIEDITRRLALEGYIVFAPDALFPLGGYPGDEDKARAEFAKLDQTKTRQDFIAAAHWLKGVEGGNGKLGVVGFCYGGGMSNFLATQLPDLAAAAPFYGPAPAVEDVPKIKAELLVVLAATDERVNAGWPAYEAALKQANVRYELFQPPGTQHGFNNDTTPRYDEAAAKEAWKRTLALFERNLRKAGKGA is encoded by the coding sequence ATGGCGACCCCTCCCCGCAAGACGGCCAGCGACTTCGATCCGGAAGTGCTGCGCCTGTTCGACCAGTACGTGCACGGTGTCATCGATCGTCGCGGTTTCCTCACCGGCGCCGCGCGTTTCGCGGTCGGCGCGACCACCGCCGCGGGCCTGCTCGCCGCGCTGACGCCGCAGTTCGCGGCAGCGCAGCAGGTCAAGCCGGACGACAAGCGCCTGCAGGCCAAGTACGTCGAGTTCGATTCGCCGCAGGGTTACGGCAAGGCGCGTGGGTACCTCGTGCGGCCGGCCAAGGCGAAGGGGCCGCTGCCGACCGTGCTGGTGGTGCACGAGAACCGCGGACTCAATCCGCATATCGAGGACATCACCCGCCGTCTCGCGCTGGAGGGTTACATCGTCTTCGCGCCCGACGCGCTGTTCCCGCTGGGCGGGTATCCCGGCGACGAGGACAAGGCGCGTGCGGAATTCGCCAAGCTCGACCAGACCAAGACCCGGCAGGACTTCATCGCCGCGGCCCACTGGCTGAAGGGCGTCGAAGGCGGCAACGGCAAGCTGGGCGTGGTCGGCTTCTGCTACGGCGGCGGCATGTCCAACTTCCTTGCCACGCAGTTGCCCGACCTCGCTGCGGCGGCGCCGTTCTACGGGCCGGCGCCGGCGGTGGAGGACGTTCCGAAGATCAAGGCCGAGTTGCTGGTCGTGCTGGCGGCGACCGACGAGCGCGTCAACGCCGGCTGGCCCGCGTACGAGGCGGCACTGAAGCAGGCCAACGTGCGATACGAGCTGTTCCAGCCGCCCGGCACGCAGCACGGTTTCAACAACGACACGACGCCGCGCTACGACGAGGCCGCCGCGAAGGAAGCGTGGAAGCGCACGTTGGCACTGTTCGAACGCAACCTGCGCAAGGCGGGCAAGGGCGCATGA
- a CDS encoding PQQ-binding-like beta-propeller repeat protein — MKTWQALACACVLLGIVGCKGGGGGKKAQQQAPAAASVSVSISTPEIVGESIVGDSGYRAALNGSWSGSNLGSGQVWLEVSDSAGSFVMPARQQASGSAFGYTLVQASGLAEGARSGNLTVRACKDAQCTQPYPNASASVGYRLQVREPVVRVAIATPPLAETVDPDDAFTTAVGGTWTATYLGSNPVYLQISDNAGTFVSPAPATASGDGRFQYTLPLVGGLPTGPRGGLITVRACRDALCTQPYRDATMSIAYQLQIARIAEWETHQRNAAHDGYVPITLDYRRFAKVWEWQRPPGVEPIGGINAVATSNGTVYTSTDVYFGEATLHALDETTGQPRWSQAIGYAPAMNPPAYHDGRVYVSTTGHADTFLWSFDAADGTLRFKSPFSTQWSNVLAPTVDGDQVFTDGGYQGGVVYAYDRLSGASQWEHTGGFLYMNTPAVDADHIYHHTGYALRIVDRRSGVLLAEIADPSSGINYSNYHGAPVLGRRDNVIAYSGTGFSGRLAASSEHTQQRALTSFNIGARTREWSTQQAYLTQPALANGVLYAGRNYPMSLDAIDETTGQVLWSWTPPAIYGDSSFQRNVVVTRNLLFVSTDRSVYAIDLATRQAVWRYDEPGMLAISANRTLYITTGAFLSDGKLVAIRLK, encoded by the coding sequence ATGAAGACGTGGCAAGCGTTGGCATGCGCGTGCGTGCTGCTGGGCATCGTGGGTTGCAAGGGGGGTGGCGGTGGCAAGAAGGCGCAGCAACAGGCGCCGGCGGCCGCAAGCGTCAGTGTTTCGATCAGCACGCCGGAAATCGTGGGGGAATCGATCGTCGGCGACTCCGGATACCGGGCCGCGTTGAACGGCTCCTGGAGCGGCAGCAATCTTGGTTCTGGCCAGGTCTGGCTTGAGGTCAGCGACAGTGCGGGCAGCTTCGTGATGCCGGCCCGCCAGCAGGCCAGCGGCAGCGCCTTCGGCTACACGCTCGTGCAGGCCAGCGGCCTCGCCGAAGGCGCGCGCAGCGGCAACCTCACCGTGCGCGCCTGCAAGGACGCGCAATGCACGCAGCCCTATCCGAACGCCTCCGCGTCGGTCGGCTACCGGCTGCAGGTACGCGAGCCGGTGGTGCGCGTGGCGATCGCCACGCCACCGCTGGCGGAAACCGTCGACCCGGACGATGCCTTCACCACCGCCGTCGGCGGTACCTGGACGGCGACGTATCTGGGATCGAACCCGGTGTACCTGCAGATCAGCGACAACGCGGGCACGTTCGTCTCGCCCGCGCCGGCGACGGCGTCCGGCGACGGTCGCTTCCAGTACACGCTGCCGCTCGTCGGCGGGTTGCCCACCGGCCCGCGCGGCGGCCTGATCACCGTTCGCGCCTGCCGCGATGCCCTGTGCACGCAGCCGTACCGCGACGCGACGATGAGCATCGCCTACCAGTTGCAGATCGCGCGCATCGCCGAGTGGGAAACGCACCAGCGCAACGCCGCGCACGACGGCTACGTGCCGATCACGCTCGACTACCGGCGTTTTGCGAAGGTTTGGGAGTGGCAGCGTCCGCCAGGAGTGGAACCGATCGGCGGCATCAATGCGGTGGCGACCAGCAACGGCACGGTCTACACCAGCACCGACGTCTACTTCGGCGAGGCCACGCTCCATGCACTGGACGAAACTACCGGCCAGCCGCGCTGGAGCCAGGCCATCGGCTACGCGCCGGCGATGAACCCACCGGCGTACCACGACGGTCGCGTCTATGTGTCCACGACCGGACACGCCGACACCTTCCTGTGGTCGTTCGATGCCGCTGACGGCACGCTCCGGTTCAAGTCACCCTTCAGCACCCAATGGAGCAACGTTCTCGCGCCTACGGTGGACGGCGACCAGGTCTTCACCGACGGTGGTTACCAGGGGGGAGTCGTGTATGCCTACGACCGGCTGAGCGGTGCGAGCCAGTGGGAGCACACCGGTGGCTTCCTATACATGAACACCCCGGCCGTCGATGCCGATCACATCTACCACCACACCGGCTACGCGCTGCGGATCGTGGATCGCCGCAGCGGCGTGCTTCTAGCGGAGATCGCCGATCCATCCTCCGGCATCAACTATTCCAACTACCACGGAGCGCCGGTACTGGGGCGACGCGACAACGTCATCGCCTACAGCGGCACAGGCTTCAGCGGCCGGCTCGCCGCCAGCAGCGAGCACACACAGCAGCGCGCACTGACGAGCTTCAACATCGGCGCGCGGACGCGGGAATGGTCCACCCAGCAGGCCTACTTGACCCAACCCGCACTGGCTAACGGCGTGCTCTATGCCGGACGGAACTATCCGATGTCGCTGGACGCGATCGACGAGACCACCGGCCAGGTGCTGTGGAGCTGGACGCCGCCGGCGATCTACGGCGACAGCTCGTTCCAGCGCAACGTCGTCGTAACCCGCAACCTGTTGTTCGTCAGCACGGACCGCTCGGTGTACGCGATCGACCTGGCCACGCGTCAGGCGGTGTGGCGATACGACGAGCCGGGCATGCTCGCGATCTCCGCCAACCGCACGCTCTACATCACCACGGGCGCATTCCTCAGCGACGGCAAGCTGGTGGCGATCCGCCTGAAGTAA
- a CDS encoding DUF4136 domain-containing protein, giving the protein MRMLVLALACGASLLLAAPQPIDAQSRKTPTAQVEVSKRATSLPGPRYAWVPMPAQLEAEFDRRVQDPNLRTRLQAALDKALQAKGYRRSDDLRQADVAVAYRVGVRDVQQATVRDTKGPSAANASALECTRDGCSQIVVQSANGTPKIRVDTVDSVEGGLMVEVLQPNDIRVLWRSLYRGSVRAGKAGKVDLDAVARQTLAELPRAP; this is encoded by the coding sequence ATGAGGATGCTCGTGCTTGCCTTGGCCTGCGGTGCGTCGCTGCTGCTGGCCGCGCCGCAGCCTATTGATGCGCAGTCGCGCAAAACGCCGACCGCGCAGGTCGAGGTCTCCAAGCGGGCCACGTCCCTGCCCGGCCCGCGTTATGCCTGGGTACCGATGCCCGCGCAGCTGGAAGCGGAGTTCGACCGCCGCGTGCAGGATCCCAACCTGCGCACGCGCCTGCAGGCGGCACTGGACAAGGCATTGCAGGCCAAGGGTTACCGGCGCAGCGACGACCTGCGCCAGGCCGACGTCGCCGTGGCTTACCGGGTCGGCGTGCGCGACGTCCAGCAGGCGACGGTGCGCGACACGAAAGGTCCGTCCGCCGCGAATGCGTCGGCGCTGGAATGCACCCGCGACGGCTGTTCGCAGATCGTCGTGCAGTCGGCCAATGGCACGCCGAAGATACGGGTCGACACCGTCGATTCGGTCGAAGGCGGCCTGATGGTCGAGGTGCTGCAGCCCAACGACATCCGCGTGCTGTGGCGTTCGCTCTATCGCGGCTCGGTGCGCGCCGGCAAGGCCGGCAAGGTCGATCTCGACGCCGTCGCCCGCCAGACCCTGGCCGAGCTTCCGCGCGCGCCCTGA
- a CDS encoding extensin family protein → MPIPSPVRHLLWLLPLSLALAAVWAVRSGRIEIPEKWNPWAPLRIDAPPNFLTRYKLERDSEDRAACRVALSQASMRLVPLPDRITGEHCGFDNAVRIERSSVAVSEPFSLSCRAALSLAMWERHALQQAAQAHLGVRVRRIEHLGSYACRNLYSQQGGRRSQHATADALDIAAFVMEDGRRVSVLHDWRAASSGSSDEAAFLRAVHDGACGYFDVVLGPDYNRAHADHFHFDRGRARICR, encoded by the coding sequence ATGCCGATTCCATCGCCAGTACGCCATCTGCTCTGGCTGCTTCCGCTGTCGCTCGCACTGGCGGCGGTATGGGCCGTGCGTTCAGGGCGGATCGAGATTCCGGAAAAGTGGAATCCCTGGGCACCTCTGCGTATCGACGCACCACCGAATTTCCTCACGCGTTACAAACTCGAGCGCGATTCCGAGGATCGGGCCGCCTGCCGGGTGGCGCTGTCGCAGGCATCGATGCGGCTGGTGCCGCTGCCCGATCGCATCACCGGGGAACACTGCGGCTTCGACAACGCGGTACGCATCGAGCGCAGCTCCGTGGCCGTCAGTGAGCCGTTCTCGCTGAGCTGCCGCGCGGCGCTGTCGCTGGCGATGTGGGAACGCCATGCCCTGCAGCAGGCGGCGCAGGCGCACCTGGGCGTACGCGTGCGGCGCATCGAACATCTGGGTTCGTACGCCTGCCGCAACCTTTACAGCCAGCAGGGCGGTCGCCGCAGCCAGCACGCCACCGCCGATGCGCTGGACATCGCGGCGTTCGTGATGGAAGACGGGCGTCGTGTCAGCGTGCTCCACGACTGGCGTGCCGCGTCGTCTGGATCATCCGACGAAGCGGCCTTCCTGCGCGCTGTGCACGACGGTGCGTGCGGCTACTTCGACGTGGTCCTCGGTCCCGACTACAACCGCGCGCATGCCGACCACTTCCATTTCGATCGCGGTCGTGCGCGAATCTGCCGATGA
- a CDS encoding GGDEF domain-containing protein, whose product MAESVSSARTLEELVRPLLEVLEAFTGMESTYLTTVDDEAGVQHVLYARNSRQLQIPEQLTVPWSDTLCKRALDEDRLYTDDVSDRWGDSDAARALGIQTYVSTPVRLEDGTLYGTLCAASAQRVPLADDAERALRMFSRLIGQQLERERLLGELKQANAALAATALVDSVTGLPNRRALMQELTRRIAHCERQHEALVVAFIDLDGFKGINDRYGHDVGDRFLGAMGRALSGALRADDFAARLGGDEFVVVGTVGHAEGEHAIDAFHARLADCTRGRFTLGGTTLDYDGASVGVVVAGDDRPDAETLIARADAAMYAVKRARRNGAAVR is encoded by the coding sequence ATGGCCGAGTCCGTCTCCTCCGCACGCACGCTGGAGGAGCTGGTCCGCCCGCTGCTGGAAGTGCTGGAAGCCTTCACCGGGATGGAGTCGACCTACCTCACCACGGTCGATGACGAGGCCGGCGTGCAGCACGTGCTGTACGCGCGCAACTCGCGCCAGCTGCAGATCCCCGAACAGCTCACCGTTCCGTGGTCCGACACGCTGTGCAAGCGCGCGCTCGACGAGGATCGCCTCTACACCGACGACGTGTCCGACCGCTGGGGCGACTCCGATGCCGCACGCGCGCTCGGCATCCAGACCTACGTCAGCACGCCGGTGCGGCTGGAGGACGGCACCCTGTACGGCACGCTGTGCGCGGCCAGCGCCCAACGTGTGCCGCTCGCCGACGACGCCGAGCGCGCCCTGCGCATGTTCTCGCGTTTGATCGGCCAGCAGCTGGAACGCGAACGCCTGCTCGGCGAACTCAAGCAGGCCAACGCCGCCCTCGCCGCAACCGCGCTGGTCGACAGCGTGACCGGCCTGCCCAATCGCCGCGCGCTCATGCAGGAACTGACCCGTCGCATCGCCCACTGCGAGCGCCAGCACGAAGCGCTGGTGGTGGCCTTCATCGACCTCGACGGTTTCAAGGGCATCAACGACCGGTACGGCCACGACGTCGGCGACCGCTTCCTCGGTGCGATGGGCCGCGCGTTGTCGGGCGCGCTGCGTGCGGACGATTTCGCCGCGCGCCTGGGCGGCGACGAGTTCGTCGTCGTCGGCACCGTTGGCCACGCGGAAGGCGAGCACGCCATCGACGCTTTCCATGCACGACTGGCCGACTGCACGCGCGGTCGCTTCACACTGGGCGGGACGACGCTCGACTACGACGGCGCCAGCGTCGGCGTGGTGGTCGCGGGCGACGACCGCCCCGATGCGGAGACCCTGATCGCACGCGCGGACGCGGCGATGTACGCCGTCAAGCGTGCGCGCCGGAACGGGGCCGCCGTCCGCTGA
- a CDS encoding VIT1/CCC1 transporter family protein — MSSRTPSRRILEPSERAAEILFALIMTLTFTGTLSVVDAGRDDVRAMLIGALGCNLAWGIIDGIIHLMDRHSELSGNLLALREARNADAATARARIADALPPVVASVLQDAELETIRQRLSTLPEPPRHARLARRDWLGALGVCLLVFTTTFPLAVPFLFMQHLVPAMRVSNAVALVLLFLTGVVYARSVNRPAWRVGTWMVILGCVLVALTIALGG; from the coding sequence ATGTCGAGCCGGACTCCATCACGACGCATCCTCGAACCGAGCGAGCGCGCAGCGGAAATCCTGTTCGCGCTCATCATGACACTGACCTTCACCGGCACGCTCAGCGTCGTCGATGCCGGACGCGATGACGTGCGCGCCATGCTGATCGGCGCGCTGGGCTGCAACCTCGCCTGGGGCATCATCGACGGCATCATCCATCTGATGGACCGGCACTCGGAACTCAGCGGCAACCTGCTCGCACTGCGCGAAGCGCGCAACGCCGACGCAGCCACCGCACGTGCCCGCATCGCCGATGCGTTGCCGCCCGTGGTGGCCTCGGTACTGCAGGACGCGGAACTCGAAACGATCCGCCAGCGCCTGTCCACGCTGCCCGAACCGCCACGCCACGCGCGGCTGGCGCGGCGCGACTGGCTGGGTGCGCTGGGCGTTTGCCTGCTGGTGTTCACGACGACATTCCCGCTCGCGGTGCCATTCCTCTTCATGCAGCACCTCGTCCCTGCAATGCGCGTGTCCAATGCGGTCGCGCTGGTGCTGCTCTTCCTCACCGGCGTGGTCTACGCGCGCAGCGTGAACCGGCCGGCGTGGCGGGTCGGCACCTGGATGGTGATCCTCGGCTGCGTGCTGGTCGCGCTCACCATCGCGTTGGGCGGCTGA
- a CDS encoding glycoside hydrolase family 18 protein, producing the protein MMRKLLIFLALVVALGPIPHALAEPIVGAYYPGGSAERYPVKDIPADRLTHLFYAFARIEDGRCVVAPQADAHFKALAELKREHPRLHTLISIGGWEAGGFSDAALNDDSRRRFVSSCVAMFFDAHRGSFDGVDIDWEFPVYGGPKEIAARPEDRRNMTLLAQEFRRQLDALGKTRGQSYLLTAALPVGRMQSAGPYDPVLSFELEELGRVLDFINLMTYDMGTAFSTVSTFNAPLREVANDPLPPELRRWNNVEGAVAYYREHGVPADKLVLGVPFYGRGFRVTGTGREGLYQSYSGTYDAGDWRNIESKLLKNPDWAQHWHPVAQTPWLFNAKERIFVSYEDSRSIGLRARFAKDAGLRGVFMWELTGDDARHSLLDAMAKPFER; encoded by the coding sequence CTGATGCGCAAGCTCCTGATCTTCCTGGCTCTCGTCGTGGCCCTGGGCCCCATTCCCCACGCACTCGCGGAGCCCATCGTCGGTGCGTACTACCCGGGCGGCTCCGCCGAACGCTATCCGGTAAAGGACATTCCGGCGGATCGATTGACGCACCTGTTCTACGCCTTCGCGCGCATCGAGGATGGACGCTGCGTGGTTGCGCCGCAGGCCGATGCGCACTTCAAGGCGCTGGCGGAGCTGAAGCGCGAACACCCGAGACTGCACACGCTGATCTCCATCGGCGGTTGGGAAGCGGGCGGCTTCTCCGATGCGGCGCTGAATGACGACAGTCGCAGGCGTTTCGTGTCTTCGTGTGTGGCGATGTTCTTCGATGCGCATCGCGGCAGCTTCGACGGCGTGGACATCGACTGGGAGTTCCCGGTGTACGGCGGGCCGAAGGAGATCGCGGCACGACCGGAGGACCGGCGCAACATGACGCTGCTGGCGCAGGAGTTCCGTCGCCAGCTCGACGCGCTCGGCAAGACGCGCGGCCAGTCGTACCTGCTTACGGCGGCGCTGCCGGTCGGGCGCATGCAATCGGCGGGCCCGTACGATCCTGTGCTCAGTTTCGAGCTGGAAGAACTGGGCCGCGTGCTGGATTTCATCAACCTGATGACCTACGACATGGGCACCGCGTTCTCCACGGTGTCCACCTTCAACGCACCGCTGCGCGAGGTCGCGAACGACCCGCTGCCACCGGAACTGCGACGCTGGAACAACGTCGAAGGCGCAGTCGCGTACTACCGCGAGCATGGCGTGCCAGCGGACAAGCTGGTGCTCGGCGTGCCGTTCTACGGCCGTGGTTTCCGCGTCACCGGTACTGGTAGGGAAGGTCTGTACCAGTCCTACAGCGGGACCTACGATGCCGGCGACTGGCGCAACATCGAGTCGAAGCTGTTGAAGAACCCGGATTGGGCGCAGCACTGGCATCCCGTCGCGCAAACGCCGTGGCTGTTCAACGCCAAGGAGCGCATCTTCGTCAGCTACGAGGATTCCAGGTCCATCGGCCTGCGTGCGCGCTTCGCGAAGGACGCAGGGCTGCGTGGCGTCTTCATGTGGGAGCTCACCGGCGACGATGCGCGCCATTCGTTGCTGGATGCGATGGCGAAGCCGTTCGAACGCTAG